Proteins encoded by one window of Phalacrocorax aristotelis chromosome 33, bGulAri2.1, whole genome shotgun sequence:
- the TMEM179B gene encoding transmembrane protein 179B, whose protein sequence is MAVSVLQLAELALHGAAFLCGIVCASALTVAQGEFGGWCILYGTVSWNGTALVPKSFSHISLCYFVSAVSIVVALYCFSSLLYGIYSCCTNEAQWDRAWLSIALVAALIILFFLLISACILRVGMDAFCASIVQTKSLSSCQEAEHKPWVSYTPNRFYSNLYSAQASAWVNVFLWCLLSARLLLQRRREAPFPLLRRNDPEWSAETEAIFGGRPVRP, encoded by the exons ATGGCGGTATCCGtcctgcagctggcagaacTGGCCCTCCACGGAGCCGCTTTCCTCTGCGGGATCGTCTGCGCGTCAGCCCTCACTGTGGCACAG GGAGAGTTTGGCGGCTGGTGCATCCTCTACGGGACGGTGAGCTGGAACGGGACGGCGCTGGTGCCCAAATCCTTCAGCCACATCTCGCTCTGCTATTTTGTCTCGGCCGTCTCCATCGTGGTGGCCCTGTATTGCTTCTCCTCGCTCCTCTACGGGATCTACAGCTGCTGCACCAACGAGGCCCAGTG GGACCGCGCCTGGCTCAGCATCGCCCTGGTCGCCGCCCTCAtcatcctcttcttcctcctcatctcaGCCTGCATCCTGCGCGTAGGGATGGATGCTTTCTGCGCCTCCATCGTGCAGACCAAGAGTTTGTCCAG CTGCCAGGAGGCTGAGCACAAGCCGTGGGTGTCCTACACCCCAAACCGCTTCTACAGCAACCTCTACAGCGCCCAG GCATCGGCGTGGGTGAACGTGTTCCTCTGGTGCCTCCTGAGCGCCCGGCTGCTGCTCCAGCGGCGGAGGGAGGCCCCGTTCCCGCTGCTGCGTCGCAACGACCCCGAGTGGAGTGCCGAGACAGAAGCCATTTTCGGGGGGCGCCCCGTACGGCCCTGA
- the TMEM223 gene encoding transmembrane protein 223, producing MAAARARAAAAAVLEATAVPQDVVLFRHERGRFFRLAGWFCAGQGLFWAYLAHFAFTALRPPPSPAPGVGPDDPLRPRDHKWRLGFTTSCLTLGSLIVAAGCLFPLRAVRRVTLLRGGTEVAISTHGPLGLGQGPTFTVPLRHISCRAHRSEVPAAIPLKVKGRPFFFLLDKRGQLCNPRLFDVTVGAYRKL from the exons ATGGCGGCGGCGAgggcccgggcggcggcggcggcggtgtTGGAGGCGACAGCGGTGCCGCAGGACGTGGTGTTGTTCCGACACGAACGGGGACGTTTTTTCCGCCTGGCAGGGTGGTTCTGCGCGGGGCAGGGTCTCTTTTGGGCCTACCTAGCTCACTTTGCCTTCACGGCGCTTCGCCCGCCTCCCAGTCCCGCTCCCGGTGTCGGTCCTGACGATCCGCTTCGGCCCCGCGACCATAAATGGCGTTTGGGCTTCACCACTTCGTGCCTCACCCTCG GCTCTCTGATCGTGGCGGCCGGTTGCCTGTTCCCACTACGTGCCGTCCGCCGGGTGACACTGCTGCGGGGCGGCACGGAGGTGGCCATCAGCACCCACGGACCTCTGGGGCTGGGTCAGGGACCCACCTTCACCGTCCCGTTACGCCACATCTCCTGCCGAGCTCACCGCTCCGAGGTGCCGGCCGCCATCCCCCTCAAGGTGAAGGGGCGACCGTTCTTCTTTCTGCTGGACAAACGGGGGCAACTCTGCAACCCCCGACTCTTCGACGTCACCGTCGGCGCCTACCGCAAGCTTTAG